ATTTGGCTGAAGTCCATCAACTTGAACAGGTTCTGGGACATCTTCTGCTTTCTGTTCAAGTTTTTCCAAAATGGTCTGGACCTTCCTTACACCATCTCTCCTGGCCTGGCGCACATCCGCGCGACCCTCAGGGTCCACTGAGTCTAGGGCTAGCAACTCTTTGGTCAAATACTCTTCAATCATCAAGTACTTTTTGTCAGTTTTCTTGCCTTCAAAGGAGTTGACTGCCTGCTCAAGCATTTGTACTTTCTCCAGAATTGCTTCCACTTTCAAAACACCAGGATGCTTCTGAGGTTCTCCTGTTTCCACTGTCTTCGGTGGCGCCGCTTCTTCGGGAGGAGGCCTTTCCTGGGGGGGAGCAGCCttggcaggggaaggagccttTTTATCAGCTTTCTCTGCCATGGCTGGAGGCTTCTGGGGCTGTGCTTTAGGATCTGGCTCTTGGTGGGTGACCTGGATTGGGATATATGTGGAGGGTGCCTCTGTTTCGGGCGGCGGGGCTGCCTTGTTGTCAGGCTTGACTTCAGGAGGAGGGGCTGGTCTTGGTGGCTCCTGAGCTGGGACTTGTTGCTGAGAAACCTGGTGAGCAAGGCAAGTTTTGTGTTGAGACACAAAGCTCCTTATTTCCCTCTAAAGAACAAGTAATCTACCATCTAATTGTCTGTACCCTAGCAGTGCAATTTCACACACATGAGATATTTAATCTTCCCTGAGTGTTGCTgaattttactgttttaaattgaaaaaatagCACTGTGCTGAACAGTTATTATAGTCACCAATCAACTCTCTCAAACATTAAATTTAACCCACCAAATCCTGCCCATGCTCAATAAAATCAGCCACAGATGCAGGTTTAAAAGACAGGACCTTTGAGCAAAGCCCTCACCTAGCTTAAGTCAGTGAGATTTCTTGCTGAAGAAAGATTTCATCCTGTTTCACTAATGAAGGGCTCATCTTTCTTGAAAAGCCAACTACTTTGCTGAGTTTTAATCACACTTTGGGATATTCTCATCCTATTCCTGTTTTCAGGACATTCCTTTTCTGGTTAGtgcttatttttaatctttaacCTATTTACATGCAGAGGTTACTGTGTCAATCTTATTACACTGTAGTGATTAGAGACTATCCTTGGGATTACTCTACTTTTAAATCATCAAATCAGAAATCTCTTGAAATTGAGATTAGTTTTGAagtcttagcagaaagctgaAATTTAGGAGATCTGCATTTTCCTCCCTCTGACACCCCCTTTAGTTACTCAGGCACATAAACAGTGATTTTGAAAGATACTAAATCCAGCTCTCATGGATTTAAATAGTAAAATAGCTGTACTTTATTCCAACCAAGTATGTAAATGGCCTACACTAGAAATCTGTTACTGCTTTACCTGTAAACATAAAATTTGATTAGGGAGAGCAAACTCTCACCCACAAAGATAAATAAATTAGCACTGATCTAGAATATGCCATTAAATCTTGAGTCTTCCTAGTTTTGTCCTATCCTGGGTTTTCAAACTATTAACCTAAGTTTGCTTCTGtcatttttaatgtgaaaaatcTCCAGAGAGGAAATCAAGGGTTGTTTCTGTACATACCTTGTTTCTGTACATACCCCCTCTTCCACACACTCACAGCTGTCTAATTCCCAGTAGCCTTTTAATTGTAGTTTTACTAAGAATTCTAACATGGAAAAAATGTTCCATGAGCAGCAGGTCCTATGACCAAGAACACACTTCAAGCCAGAAGAATAAAAAGCTCTGGGTTTTGCTTAACCCCTTTCTTCACAGCAAAAACTACTTTGTGCATCTGATGCTATCCCCTAAATGGTTCTGAGACATCAGTCAAGTGTATTTACATAGATGTCACAAATCCCACACACCTGGTTTTCGTCTCATAAACATAATGCAACATCAGTGACCTCAGTGTAATTACACCAAATTATACTCTGACAAGAGCAGATTAAATCATATTTCAGTGATCTACCACAGTCCTGACAGGTGGAAAGGCAACTTGCAGCTTATCTCAGGATCTCCCAGTCTGTTTAAATCTTAGCAGTGGAGACTGCTTTAGGTGCTTTCATGTATGTGTTAGTACAAACTCATTTTACAGCTCCAGCCACACTCAGGCCCCTGGCAGGTGAATCACTTCCCCATTCCACATACCTGGGGTCTGTCTACCACTGTCTGCACTCGGAtgggagctgggggctgcaccTGGGTGCCCACCCTGGCCGGGGAGCTCTCCCGACTGGAGGAGCCTCTCGGAGCCACTCGGAACGGAGACTGTGCCCGCGCCGCCTTGGGCTCCCGCTCCTCGGGCTGGATCTTGTGGAACACCGGCTGGTGGGCCTGGAACTCGCTCTGCTGGGCAGGGTAGTGGGTCTTCTGAGCCTGGTGGTAGGCCTGGGCTGGCTGCCGGGGCATGTTCTCATGGATCACGGGGATCGGGATGTAACCGCGAGGGAGCGCGTGGCTCCCCGCGTTGGGTCTGCCAGAGGGCTGGggggaagctgctgcagggtCAGATGCTCCAGGAGGTTGAGGctgccatgaaaaaaaaattccatgatTAAATGTTAACCACTGTGTGTGCACAATACTTCTCATTTCTAAAGAGAAAAGGGGGCAATCATCATAGAAACTGAATTCGTGTTTCTAGCATGCAAGGACTCCATTTCCCTGGTTTTTTGGCCAAGAGCCTTACTAGACAAACCACATAAGTTGTGAGAGCATCATTATAACAAGCAGGAACCTGAGCTacagcattcccagccctgaAATGAGCAGGGAGTGGATGCTCAGTCAGAATGTTTGCTGCTTTTGCATGGCTGTTCCTGTCTAAACCTGTTAAATTTGAGGTAAACTAAAGCTAAGCAAACAAATTATGAGCTGGAGACAAACCCAAATCCCTAAGAGCACACAGCACTGACTTCTGATCCTCGCCACACAAACagattttgtgtgttttgttgggTTTATTTTAAGAGCATGTCATTAATTTGGTGATGCAGATATGGCTAATTGCCCTTTGCCCCCTCTCCTGTGAAAGGCCAGACTGAGCTGTGAGAGGAGAGAACAGGCATTGCAGGAGAGAAGGGGAACAAGACCCCTCTTCTGGTTCTGATCAACTGCTCAGCTGCCCATGGAACAGCAGGAACCTTGGATAAATAAATGATGGTTTGCACTACAGCACCATCAGTGGCACTGCTGATGTGCAGTGtagggtccccagcacaggctctggTCACTTGGTACCCACACTGCACTGCCTGAGTGTGTAACAGCAAGTTCTGAGGCCCTCCCTCCCTGGTTATCTCCTTTAAGTGGCACAAAAGACACATTCCTAAAGGCACTCTGCAGAGAGGGCAAAGCTGTacacagctgggagaaggaaaagctgagctTGTTGTCTTAGACAGCCATGGTTAGTCAAAACAGCTGAGAAACCTGCCAGCAGGATTTTAATTACATTCTTCAAACTCCAAATGGGTTTCAGAGAAGATGCCACCACTGCTGAATTACAGACCTGATATGTTTTCAGCTTGGTAAAGGCTGAATTTCCTGCTCATCTTACTTTGAATAAAAATGAGGCTTATATTTCCATATATTACAAGAATACCAATTTGCTAACTCTCGACAGAGAGGAGGCCAAAAATCCCACCTTCTGAAACACAAAACAAGCAGGGtgacatttttttcaaagaagTCCATAGTCTGAAATTTTTTTCACATGCCACTGTTGGACAAAAATACTTTACAACTCACTTCTAAATGTGTGTATATGTAAATCCATTTTATACAACTGAAATTTGCAATTAGGAAGCAAAGCTCTTCTGAAGTGGCCTGGGTTGTTAGCTGACTGGACACTTGTCTCTCCCACTTTGACTCATGGTGCAGAACACAAGAGGCTTGTCTGCATTCTCCACTTGTAGGAGAACCTGCACAAACCCTAAAAAaccctcccctgccacagggcctgctcagctctgcatttATCTCTGCAGAATCATTCCAGAACAGAAGTGGGAGAcgccagaaaaaaacccatccatATTCATGCTGCCATGACTGTGCACTTTGAGTACTCTGcaagcactgggaaaaaaacacaatCCTGTGGCGAGCTGGGCTTCCTAAGCTCCTCATGTGTGACATTCAGGCCACAAAT
This genomic interval from Ammospiza nelsoni isolate bAmmNel1 chromosome 8, bAmmNel1.pri, whole genome shotgun sequence contains the following:
- the BAG3 gene encoding BAG family molecular chaperone regulator 3, which produces MSAAAQSPPPPQMEGSAEPLPPGWEIKIDPQTGWPFFVDHNSRTTTWSDPRLRAAPQEGQSSANGPSRESPKQPAAREGHVGYPKLRAGYIPIPVIHEGLDGRQQHPCFSSPQPGLQRYKTEAVPAAGQAQAPLRAGYGGPESPAADKQCGQTPAAAATHGAEPQPPGASDPAAASPQPSGRPNAGSHALPRGYIPIPVIHENMPRQPAQAYHQAQKTHYPAQQSEFQAHQPVFHKIQPEEREPKAARAQSPFRVAPRGSSSRESSPARVGTQVQPPAPIRVQTVVDRPQVSQQQVPAQEPPRPAPPPEVKPDNKAAPPPETEAPSTYIPIQVTHQEPDPKAQPQKPPAMAEKADKKAPSPAKAAPPQERPPPEEAAPPKTVETGEPQKHPGVLKVEAILEKVQMLEQAVNSFEGKKTDKKYLMIEEYLTKELLALDSVDPEGRADVRQARRDGVRKVQTILEKLEQKAEDVPEPVQVDGLQPNFPEPKPPQEIMEIEPVEVKSKGDTSNKNAQEETKMERHQPETKEEVFTNLATTTNTSNNPTEP